A section of the Cytophagia bacterium CHB2 genome encodes:
- a CDS encoding DUF2652 domain-containing protein, whose protein sequence is MASSIQRGYFVLADISGYTSFMVSNELDHVQGILNNILTLIIRQLTPPLTLIEIEGDAVFAFTPQTKMRRGETLLELIETTYVAFRDRQKTMQRNATCECNACQAISNLDLKFIIHYGEYVLQEVMGRDKPIGSCINLAHRLLKNKVSEATGWRGYVLCSEVAMKQMQVWPNAMYAELESYEHLGEIQTYSINLDTRYKELTEDRRTLLKEEEADVALTHHFPASPATVWDWLNDPPKRTIWMKGSSWAVKERPDGRTRAGSHNHCSHYRFIEEILDWRPFDYFTVRYSRGFLKLIITGMLKPTAEGTRVHWNMKFDGSGPRWLLCPICKLIALRLMRMRQCFQTVERLIVAEAQDF, encoded by the coding sequence ATGGCCTCATCGATCCAGCGAGGTTACTTTGTTCTGGCAGACATTTCCGGCTATACATCCTTTATGGTAAGCAACGAGCTTGATCATGTTCAGGGAATCTTGAACAATATCTTGACGCTCATCATTCGCCAACTGACGCCGCCCTTGACTTTGATCGAAATCGAAGGTGATGCCGTGTTCGCGTTTACGCCGCAAACCAAAATGCGGCGCGGGGAGACCCTGCTTGAACTCATTGAGACAACATACGTGGCGTTCCGGGACCGTCAAAAAACGATGCAGCGGAACGCCACCTGTGAATGCAATGCCTGCCAGGCAATTTCCAATCTGGATCTGAAATTTATCATCCACTACGGGGAATATGTTCTGCAGGAAGTCATGGGCCGCGACAAGCCGATCGGCTCGTGCATCAACCTGGCGCACCGCCTGCTCAAGAACAAAGTGAGCGAAGCCACCGGCTGGCGCGGATACGTCCTGTGCTCCGAGGTTGCGATGAAGCAAATGCAAGTATGGCCCAACGCCATGTATGCCGAACTCGAAAGCTACGAGCATCTGGGTGAAATCCAGACGTATAGCATAAACTTGGACACGCGATACAAGGAGCTTACTGAAGACCGGCGTACTCTACTGAAAGAGGAAGAAGCCGATGTTGCCCTCACCCATCATTTCCCGGCCTCGCCGGCCACGGTGTGGGATTGGCTGAATGATCCTCCTAAGCGTACCATCTGGATGAAGGGATCATCCTGGGCGGTGAAGGAGCGGCCAGACGGACGCACCAGAGCAGGATCTCACAACCACTGTTCGCACTATCGCTTCATCGAAGAGATTCTGGATTGGAGGCCGTTTGATTATTTCACGGTTCGCTATTCCCGAGGCTTTCTCAAGCTCATCATCACCGGCATGCTCAAGCCTACAGCAGAAGGCACGCGCGTGCATTGGAACATGAAATTCGACGGTTCCGGGCCGCGCTGGCTGCTTTGTCCAATCTGTAAGCTCATTGCCCTGCGTTTGATGAGAATGCGGCAATGCTTTCAAACAGTCGAGCGGCTGATTGTCGCCGAGGCCCAGGATTTTTGA
- a CDS encoding type II toxin-antitoxin system RelE/ParE family toxin, with protein MTVEFKKSFARDLKKINEKQLLQHLKRIVEEVEQAPNAGAINNLKQIKGGENYYRIRIGNYRIGLKLENETVVFVRFLHRKEIYRYFP; from the coding sequence GTGACCGTTGAATTTAAAAAGAGCTTTGCCCGCGACCTCAAGAAAATAAACGAAAAACAGTTGCTGCAGCATTTAAAAAGAATTGTTGAAGAAGTTGAGCAGGCGCCGAATGCCGGGGCAATTAATAATCTCAAGCAGATTAAGGGCGGAGAGAATTACTATCGTATCCGAATTGGAAATTATCGGATCGGATTGAAGCTGGAGAATGAAACTGTTGTTTTCGTCCGGTTTCTGCACCGAAAAGAAATCTACAGATACTTCCCTTAA
- a CDS encoding response regulator, producing MKDYSDLRILVVEDDPDHAQLLTHRLRREFAADLTHFATATAALAVLEQFSFDLILLDYSLPDLNGLELLRRCRAAHPEVPVLMITGQGDERIAVQAMKLGASDYLVKANDYSAAVPHAIRRTLERSALQRRLGETESRYQRLVQNALMGIFQAAPEGRFLMANEALVKMLGYNSEEELLSVDIRQDLFLNPEEFDELGRKVAEREDGCDAVYTLRKKDGTPIVVKKSARAVRDAEGRLSHLEGFMQDITQQQRAESESRRLANFPKLSPHFILELNEWGGVRYFNPATAEFLQSCGKTTEEVYAILPPDLADLCRDMLAAAATAPVLHREVHVEGRIIFYEFHAIADERIIHAHGLDVTEQRELEQQLQQAQQLESIGRLAGGIAHDFNNLLMGIIGYASLIKDELGAQDRHYNDICEIENAAQRASEITRQLLLYSRRAAGQPVEVNLNDVIAVALDALSHGLPPGVRLRQKLGDDLPAVLLDPMQFHQVLSNLIDNACEAMSQEGEIVLQTYFSERQESDVLTQTPEKSGRFVVVALRDSGVGIAADKLQLIFEPFYSTKHVGKGSGLGLATAYGIVRTHGGVIHVKSEPGKGTEFRLYFPAV from the coding sequence ATGAAAGACTATTCGGATCTGCGCATTTTGGTGGTCGAGGATGACCCCGATCACGCCCAACTCTTGACGCATCGCCTGCGCCGTGAATTCGCTGCGGACCTCACGCATTTTGCCACAGCCACGGCTGCTCTCGCGGTACTCGAACAATTCTCCTTTGATCTCATTTTGCTGGATTATTCTCTGCCGGATTTGAACGGCCTGGAACTTTTGCGCCGTTGCCGCGCCGCTCATCCGGAAGTGCCGGTGCTGATGATTACCGGCCAGGGCGACGAGCGCATTGCCGTGCAAGCCATGAAACTGGGGGCAAGTGATTACCTCGTTAAAGCAAATGATTACAGTGCTGCGGTGCCGCACGCCATTCGCCGGACGCTGGAGAGAAGCGCCTTGCAGCGCCGCCTGGGCGAAACCGAATCGCGCTATCAGCGTCTGGTGCAGAACGCGCTCATGGGCATTTTTCAAGCTGCGCCCGAAGGCCGCTTTTTGATGGCAAATGAGGCGCTGGTCAAAATGTTGGGATATAATAGCGAAGAGGAGTTGTTGAGCGTCGATATTCGGCAGGACTTGTTTCTCAACCCGGAAGAATTTGATGAACTCGGACGCAAAGTTGCTGAGCGCGAGGACGGTTGCGACGCGGTTTACACGCTGCGCAAGAAAGACGGCACTCCGATCGTGGTGAAGAAAAGCGCGCGCGCGGTGCGGGACGCCGAAGGCCGCCTCTCGCATCTCGAAGGCTTTATGCAAGACATCACGCAGCAGCAGCGCGCGGAATCGGAAAGCCGGCGGCTGGCAAATTTCCCCAAACTCAGCCCGCATTTCATACTCGAATTGAACGAATGGGGCGGCGTGCGCTATTTTAATCCCGCTACCGCGGAGTTTCTGCAAAGCTGTGGCAAAACCACGGAAGAAGTGTATGCCATTCTTCCCCCGGATTTGGCGGACCTCTGTCGTGACATGCTGGCCGCTGCCGCAACTGCGCCAGTATTGCATCGTGAAGTACATGTCGAAGGCCGCATCATTTTTTATGAATTTCATGCGATTGCCGACGAACGCATCATTCACGCGCACGGGTTGGATGTGACCGAGCAGCGCGAGTTGGAGCAGCAACTGCAGCAGGCGCAACAGCTCGAAAGCATCGGCCGTCTTGCCGGCGGCATTGCCCATGATTTCAACAATCTTTTGATGGGCATTATCGGCTATGCCTCGCTCATCAAAGACGAATTGGGGGCGCAGGATCGCCACTACAACGACATTTGCGAGATCGAAAACGCCGCGCAACGCGCTTCCGAGATCACCCGCCAACTGTTGCTCTACAGCCGTCGCGCCGCCGGCCAACCCGTTGAAGTCAACCTCAACGACGTGATTGCCGTGGCGCTCGATGCGCTTTCACACGGGCTGCCGCCCGGCGTGCGCTTGCGCCAGAAGTTGGGGGATGATCTTCCGGCAGTGTTGCTCGATCCCATGCAGTTTCATCAAGTGCTTTCGAATTTGATTGACAATGCTTGTGAAGCCATGTCGCAAGAGGGGGAGATTGTTTTGCAAACATATTTCAGCGAGCGCCAGGAAAGCGACGTGTTGACGCAAACGCCGGAAAAATCGGGGAGATTCGTGGTGGTGGCCTTGCGCGACAGCGGGGTCGGCATTGCCGCGGACAAATTACAGCTCATTTTTGAACCATTCTACAGCACCAAACACGTGGGCAAAGGCTCAGGCCTGGGACTGGCAACCGCCTACGGCATCGTGCGCACACACGGCGGCGTGATTCATGTGAAAAGCGAGCCGGGCAAAGGCACTGAGTTTAGGTTGTATTTTCCGGCGGTGTGA